From Pueribacillus theae, one genomic window encodes:
- the thrC gene encoding threonine synthase has product MVKWNGLIEHYKDYLPVTDKTPMLTLKEGNTPLIRLERLSEEWGVDLYVKYEGANPTGSFKDRGMVMAVAKAKEEGSKAIICASTGNTSAAAAAYGARAGLRTVIVIPDGKIALGKLAQAMVLGAEIFAIKGNFDQALQMVRKISETEPITLVNSVNPYRLEGQKTAAFEICDELGDAPDVLAIPVGNAGNISAYWKGFKEYHHAKGTKLPEMRGFEAEGAAAIVRNKVIEEPETIATAIRIGNPASWHLAVDAAASSNGKIDEVSDEEILEAYKLITRKEGIFAEPASCASLAGVKKQLDTGEIKKGSRIVAVLTGNGLKDPTTAMEAIEVKPTLIENDEKALAASLRAGTDA; this is encoded by the coding sequence ATTGTGAAGTGGAATGGACTAATTGAACATTATAAAGACTATTTACCCGTAACAGACAAAACACCAATGCTAACGTTAAAAGAAGGCAATACCCCGCTCATCCGCCTTGAACGGTTGTCAGAGGAATGGGGCGTTGATTTGTATGTAAAATATGAAGGCGCCAATCCGACTGGTTCATTTAAAGACAGAGGAATGGTCATGGCTGTTGCAAAGGCGAAAGAAGAAGGATCGAAAGCAATCATTTGCGCTTCAACCGGGAATACATCTGCCGCAGCGGCGGCATATGGCGCTCGCGCAGGATTACGGACGGTCATTGTCATTCCAGACGGCAAAATTGCCCTCGGCAAGCTTGCGCAAGCCATGGTTTTAGGTGCTGAGATTTTTGCGATTAAAGGGAACTTCGACCAAGCGCTTCAAATGGTTCGGAAAATAAGCGAAACGGAGCCGATTACACTAGTAAACTCAGTCAATCCTTACAGGCTGGAAGGTCAAAAAACCGCGGCATTTGAAATTTGCGATGAACTTGGCGACGCGCCTGACGTTCTTGCCATTCCCGTCGGTAACGCAGGCAACATCTCTGCTTACTGGAAAGGTTTTAAAGAATATCATCATGCCAAAGGAACAAAGCTTCCAGAAATGCGCGGTTTTGAAGCAGAAGGAGCTGCAGCCATCGTACGCAACAAAGTAATCGAAGAACCAGAAACAATTGCAACAGCCATTCGTATCGGCAATCCTGCGAGCTGGCATCTTGCGGTTGATGCTGCTGCATCATCTAACGGAAAAATTGATGAAGTAAGCGACGAAGAAATCCTTGAAGCTTATAAACTGATTACAAGAAAAGAAGGCATTTTTGCTGAACCCGCATCCTGTGCTTCACTTGCAGGCGTTAAAAAGCAACTTGACACAGGTGAAATTAAAAAAGGTTCCAGAATTGTTGCAGTGCTAACGGGAAACGGATTAAAAGATCCGACGACTGCGATGGAAGCAATCGAAGTGAAACCTACATTAATTGAAAACGATGAAAAAGCATTAGCCGCAAGCTTAAGAGCGGGGACGGATGCATGA